The following proteins come from a genomic window of Salvia hispanica cultivar TCC Black 2014 chromosome 4, UniMelb_Shisp_WGS_1.0, whole genome shotgun sequence:
- the LOC125224144 gene encoding uncharacterized protein At5g39865-like — MKAMKGKLLKKLKTVKAIGYLKPDTILEVSGYLHTSARPPLAAIEECPNSTDDKENVSPEENENVAESKPQIGATSFRRPDLYSGSLFDPNLLAAFEQAVMEVKAREAERRKRIEEDGEEEPPPSKSRRIDPLAGFEERCPPGGGESVVLYTTGLRAIRETFEDCQKTRSLLENLRVVFLERDVSMHCEYKEEMWRILGGKIAPPRLFIKGRYIGGAEEVIGLHEQGRLKPLMQGIPVDDGRRGCCEGCVGLRFIVCFNCDGSRKIMPEGDGEAIVCNECNENGLIVCPFCC, encoded by the coding sequence ATGAAGGCCATGAAAGGAAAGCTGTTGAAGAAACTCAAGACGGTCAAGGCCATCGGCTACCTTAAGCCCGACACCATCCTTGAGGTCAGCGGCTATTTACACACTTCAGCTCGCCCCCCCTTGGCCGCCATTGAAGAATGCCCTAATTCAACGGATGACAAAGAGAATGTCAGTCCAGAGGAAAACGAGAATGTTGCTGAATCGAAGCCGCAGATCGGTGCGACGTCGTTTCGGCGGCCGGATTTGTACTCGGGGAGCCTCTTCGATCCGAATCTCCTGGCGGCGTTCGAGCAGGCGGTGATGGAGGTGAAGGCGAGAGAGGCCGAGAGAAGGAAGCGAATTGAGGAAGACGGCGAAGAGGAACCGCCGCCTTCCAAGTCGAGAAGGATCGATCCGCTGGCGGGATTCGAGGAGAGGTGCCCGCCGGGAGGGGGGGAGTCGGTGGTGCTGTACACGACGGGGCTGCGGGCGATCCGGGAGACGTTCGAGGATTGCCAGAAGACGAGATCGCTGCTGGAGAATCTGAGGGTGGTGTTTTTGGAGAGGGACGTGTCGATGCACTGCGAGTATAAGGAGGAGATGTGGAGGATTTTAGGGGGGAAAATTGCGCCGCCGAGGTTGTTCATCAAGGGGAGGTACATCGGGGGAGCGGAGGAGGTGATCGGGCTGCACGAGCAGGGGCGGCTGAAGCCGTTGATGCAGGGGATTCCGGTGGATGATGGGAGGCGAGGGTGCTGTGAAGGATGCGTTGGATTGAGGTTTATTGTTTGTTTCAACTGCGACGGAAGCCGGAAAATTATGCCGGAGGGCGACGGGGAGGCTATTGTTTGCAACGAGTGTAATGAGAATGGGCTCATCGTTTGCCCCTTTTGCTGCTGA
- the LOC125219933 gene encoding basic leucine zipper 19-like: protein MSRHAQLPPRCPLQKKTVAPQVNASMSPFSSNDIELHSRKNGQCKCTSESFLFEEPPPWLNDLLSDLDLDLESESSLPDLDQLSEKESTESGEPNDKLGSSGIYGPNSPRRRNMLDIPENDIASAFSEFAGQHSLQNSDGYCSVSGVQSDSYSDVNASADEISSNRKWSHPGQKTRARKVQYISELERTANYLQNVGSELAVSVASLFQQHAALSLENNWLKQQLFRMNQKKFSVDNEYITLRIEVDRLRTSLAVSTDTNKFHSRPRSVDSAIWDTLDMQKLNLN, encoded by the exons ATGTCAAGGCATGCTCAGCTCCCTCCTCGCTGCCCTCTCCAGAAGAAAACTGTAGCTCCCCAAGTTAATGCATCAATGTCCCCATTCTCAAGCAACGATATTGAGTTACATTCCAGGAAAAATGGACAATGCAAATGCACCTCCGAGAGCTTCCTATTCGAGGAGCCACCACCTTGGCTAAACGATCTGTTGAGTGATTTAGATTTAGATTTGGAATCCGAAAGTTCATTACCAGATCTAGATCAACTTAGTGAGAAGGAATCTACAGAGTCTGGTGAGCCTAATGATAAATTAGGGTCGTCTGGCATCTATGGCCCAAATTCACCTCGAAGGAGAAACATGTTAGACATCCCTGAAAATGATATTGCATCAGCATTTTCCGAATTTGCTGGGCAACATTCTCTGCAGAATTCAGATGGATATTGCTCAGTCTCTGGAGTACAATCGGACTCGTATAGTGATGTAAATGCTTCAGCCGATGAGATCAGTTCCAACAGGAAGTGGAG TCACCCTGGGCAGAAGACTAGAGCTCGAAAGGTTCAATATATTTCTGAGCTGGAAAGGACCGCTAATTATCTTCAG AATGTTGGGTCCGAATTGGCTGTTAGTGTTGCTTCCCTATTCCAGCAGCATGCTGCTTTGTCCTTGGAGAATAACTGGTTGAAGCAGCAACTTTTTAGAATGAATCAGAAGAAATTCAGTGTAGATA ATGAATACATAACCCTAAGGATAGAGGTAGACAGGTTGAGAACTAGTTTAGCTGTTTCCACCGATACCAACAAGTTCCACAGCAGGCCACGCTCCGTTGACAGTGCCATCTGGGACACGTTAGATATGCAAAAACTTAATCTAAACTAA